One Methanosphaera sp. WGK6 genomic window, AATTTACCTGTAATTGTAATGGAACCATTAAAAGGTGGATTTTTATCAGATGTACCTGAAGAAGCTGAAAAATTAATGAGGGACTATAATGGACAATCACCTGTTGAATGGGCTCTTCGTTTTGTAGCAGGATTAGATGATGTATTCATGGTACTTTCAGGTGCAAGTTCTCTTGAACAAATAGAAGAAAATATGGACTTCTTTGAGGATATTAAACCATTAAATGATGAAGAACTAGAAATTATTGATAAAGTAGTGGATATAATCAACAGTCAAATTACAGTTCCATGTACAAAATGTAATTACTGTATCTCTTCATGTCCTAAAAACATAAATATTTCCTATATATTTGATTTATACAACCAAGAAATGATAGATCATCAAGTATTCACACCAATAGGTAATGCATATCTTAACTATTCTAAACTTGAAAAAACTGGCTTAGCATCTGAATGTATAGAATGTGGTGCATGTCAACAACATTGTCCACAAGAACTAGATATACCAAAATATCTTAAAGAAGCAGCTGAAATCTTTGAAACACCAATGTATGGATTTAATACTGAATAATTATTTTATTCTTTATTTTCACTT contains:
- a CDS encoding aldo/keto reductase, with protein sequence MKQMGFGMMRLPQTDKNDAKSVNQEQVNKMAEVFMEKGFTYFDTAYPYHDGVSEVALRKSVVEKYPRDSFIIADKLPIFAINKEEQLEPIFSEQLERLGVDYFDYYLLHNVSGLSEAGYIDVDSFKFAIEKKKEGKIKHLGLSSHANAEYLDNVLNQYPEMEFIQLQMNYLDWESEAVESRKVYEVARKHNLPVIVMEPLKGGFLSDVPEEAEKLMRDYNGQSPVEWALRFVAGLDDVFMVLSGASSLEQIEENMDFFEDIKPLNDEELEIIDKVVDIINSQITVPCTKCNYCISSCPKNINISYIFDLYNQEMIDHQVFTPIGNAYLNYSKLEKTGLASECIECGACQQHCPQELDIPKYLKEAAEIFETPMYGFNTE